In Methanobacterium paludis, the following proteins share a genomic window:
- a CDS encoding TRAM domain-containing protein yields the protein MFGNNYDRDNSYGNKGNSAPINVGEEHEVKIEDVGRDGDGIARIEGFVIFVTGAKVGDEVKIKINSTRRNFAFAEIVED from the coding sequence TTGTTTGGAAATAATTACGACAGAGATAATAGCTACGGCAATAAAGGAAATTCTGCTCCTATTAATGTAGGAGAGGAACACGAAGTAAAAATTGAAGATGTTGGAAGAGATGGAGACGGAATTGCTCGAATCGAAGGTTTTGTTATATTTGTAACAGGAGCTAAAGTAGGCGACGAAGTTAAAATCAAAATTAACTCTACAAGAAGAAACTTTGCCTTTGCAGAAATTGTAGAAGATTAA
- a CDS encoding slipin family protein: MDLVTLFIVGIVILIILGLSIRIVNQYERGVVFRLGKVIGLKEPGLRLIIPLVDRMVKVSLRIVTMPIPAQRIITKDNVSVDIAAVAYFKVVDAMNSVIVIENYNRAVNQIAQTTVRSVIGQFSLDEVLSDTPKINEKIKEIIDSHSEPWGIKVTAVEIKDIKLPETMKRAIAKQAEAEREKRAKIITSEGEFQSAAKLGDAADIISQHPVALQLRNLQVLSEIAVEKNSTIVFPAQLMTTINEIKDFMAEESLDREEKRKR; this comes from the coding sequence ATGGATTTAGTAACTCTTTTTATTGTAGGTATTGTGATTTTGATTATTTTAGGACTTTCAATTCGTATAGTAAACCAGTACGAAAGAGGGGTTGTCTTCCGCCTGGGAAAAGTTATTGGGCTTAAAGAACCTGGTCTCAGACTTATTATCCCACTCGTGGACAGAATGGTGAAGGTTTCCCTGAGAATCGTTACCATGCCAATCCCGGCCCAGAGGATCATAACCAAAGATAACGTTTCTGTAGATATTGCTGCAGTGGCCTACTTCAAGGTTGTTGACGCTATGAACTCGGTTATAGTGATTGAAAACTACAACAGAGCCGTCAACCAAATAGCTCAAACCACGGTAAGGAGTGTTATAGGACAGTTTTCCCTTGATGAGGTTTTATCAGACACACCAAAGATAAACGAAAAGATCAAAGAGATCATAGACTCCCACAGCGAACCATGGGGTATAAAAGTCACCGCTGTTGAGATAAAAGACATAAAACTGCCTGAGACAATGAAAAGGGCAATAGCAAAACAGGCTGAAGCTGAAAGGGAGAAAAGAGCCAAGATTATCACATCAGAGGGTGAATTCCAATCTGCTGCTAAACTCGGAGACGCCGCAGATATCATATCCCAGCATCCTGTTGCACTTCAGCTGCGTAATCTGCAAGTTTTAAGTGAAATAGCCGTTGAAAAGAATTCCACAATAGTGTTCCCTGCTCAACTTATGACTACAATCAACGAGATCAAAGACTTTATGGCCGAAGAAAGTTTGGATAGAGAAGAGAAAAGAAAAAGATAA